In the Novosphingobium sp. 9 genome, one interval contains:
- a CDS encoding GFA family protein, with amino-acid sequence MTDLTPHPFTGRCNCGAVSATIDAPPLWVRQCWCAQCQRIACGNATVNASFPVEHIHLEGELAWSPNTAASGNVVEHGFCAKCGTQVMSRNSGRLQARTVRVGFLDQSDALVPDSAIWLEEAPEWVRVPEGMEGFPRQP; translated from the coding sequence ATGACCGATCTCACACCCCACCCCTTCACCGGACGCTGCAACTGCGGTGCCGTTTCCGCCACGATCGACGCGCCGCCGCTGTGGGTGCGCCAGTGCTGGTGTGCGCAGTGCCAGCGGATCGCCTGCGGCAATGCCACGGTGAACGCCTCGTTCCCGGTCGAACATATCCATCTTGAAGGTGAGCTTGCATGGTCGCCCAACACGGCGGCGAGCGGGAATGTGGTCGAGCACGGGTTCTGTGCGAAGTGCGGGACGCAAGTGATGAGCCGCAATTCGGGACGCTTGCAGGCGCGCACGGTGCGCGTGGGCTTTCTCGACCAGAGCGACGCGCTGGTGCCGGATTCGGCGATCTGGCTGGAGGAGGCGCCCGAATGGGTGCGCGTGCCCGAAGGCATGGAAGGCTTCCCGCGCCAGCCGTGA
- a CDS encoding class A beta-lactamase-related serine hydrolase codes for MAHGRFRKFASLWLTTLAAMVALAVSAPAYAQSVDEALLRQRSDDVLAVLEGRKPAAEVFDATFLAAVSPDQLKALAAQLSERAGPLESYDQFKVEGPYAASAMLHFARGSAPAHLVVGGGPEHLVAGYRIFALTLNDDSFARLDADFAALPGKSGYGVFALDTATDSAPKLIHGQDARHPFAIGSTFKLYVLAALARQVKEGQRSWSDVVPVSGKSFPGGTLHGFPDGAPVTLHTLASLMISISDNSATDMLVRLVGQDALAREVTLAHHAHPDALRPFLTTAQFFALKRAGPDATARYAKGSPAERAAQLSALDMRGVAEADPGAVFGRGPVAIDEVEWFASPTDLARVMEDLRDLDSPEASAILTINPALDAPTRQKWAYVGYKGGSEDGVISMTWLLRAPSGEWRIVTGSWNDKKASVDEGRFQSLMLRAVKLAG; via the coding sequence ATGGCACATGGGCGGTTTCGCAAGTTCGCAAGCCTCTGGCTCACCACCCTCGCCGCCATGGTCGCGCTGGCAGTGAGCGCCCCGGCTTACGCACAGTCGGTGGATGAAGCGCTGTTGCGCCAGCGCAGCGACGATGTGCTGGCGGTGCTGGAAGGCCGAAAGCCCGCCGCCGAGGTGTTCGACGCGACGTTTCTCGCTGCCGTCTCCCCCGATCAGTTGAAGGCGCTCGCCGCGCAACTGAGCGAGCGGGCGGGACCGCTCGAAAGCTACGACCAGTTCAAGGTCGAAGGCCCTTACGCCGCCAGTGCCATGCTGCACTTCGCCAGGGGATCGGCGCCTGCGCATCTGGTGGTCGGCGGCGGCCCTGAACATCTCGTCGCCGGATACCGCATCTTCGCGCTCACGCTGAACGACGACAGCTTCGCCAGACTCGACGCCGATTTCGCCGCGCTTCCCGGCAAGAGCGGCTACGGCGTCTTCGCGCTCGACACGGCAACCGACAGCGCGCCCAAGCTGATCCACGGTCAGGATGCGCGCCATCCCTTCGCCATCGGCTCGACCTTCAAGCTCTACGTGCTCGCCGCGCTCGCACGGCAGGTCAAAGAGGGCCAGCGCAGTTGGAGCGACGTTGTGCCGGTCTCGGGCAAGTCCTTCCCCGGCGGCACCCTGCACGGCTTTCCTGATGGCGCGCCGGTGACGTTGCACACGCTCGCCAGCCTGATGATCTCGATCAGCGACAACAGCGCCACCGACATGCTGGTGCGCCTTGTCGGGCAGGACGCACTTGCCCGAGAAGTGACGCTCGCCCACCACGCCCATCCCGACGCGCTGCGCCCGTTTCTGACGACCGCGCAGTTCTTCGCGCTCAAGCGTGCGGGGCCGGATGCCACCGCGCGCTACGCCAAGGGTTCCCCCGCCGAACGCGCCGCCCAGTTATCGGCGCTCGACATGCGCGGCGTGGCAGAGGCCGATCCCGGCGCGGTCTTCGGGCGCGGCCCCGTCGCCATCGACGAGGTGGAATGGTTCGCCTCCCCCACCGACCTCGCCCGCGTAATGGAAGATCTGCGCGATCTGGACAGCCCTGAGGCCTCGGCGATCCTCACGATCAACCCCGCGCTTGATGCCCCGACACGGCAGAAATGGGCCTATGTCGGCTACAAGGGCGGCTCGGAAGATGGCGTAATCAGCATGACATGGCTGCTGCGCGCGCCCTCCGGCGAATGGCGCATCGTCACCGGATCGTGGAACGACAAGAAAGCGAGCGTGGATGAGGGCCGCTTCCAGTCACTGATGCTGCGCGCGGTGAAGCTGGCCGGGTAA
- the parE gene encoding DNA topoisomerase IV subunit B, with product MSDDLFEQLPTAAGETYDGSAIEVLEGLEPVRRRPGMYIGGTDERALHHLVAEVLDNAMDEAVAGHANRIEVTLEEEPGTAGRVTITDNGRGIPVDEHPKYPGKSALEVILSTLHSGGKFSGKAYATSGGLHGVGISVVNALSVKTRVEVARNKELYAQEFSRGVTLGPIQKVGAAPNRRGTAVTFTPDTEIFGDQKFKPSRLFKLVRSKAYLFAGVEIRWKCAPSLAGEDVPTEATFQFPGGLADHLAEQIGKRECVTTQFFSGRQDFPKGEDGSEQGRVEWAIAWPLYSDGSFSWYCNTIPTPDGGTHEQGLRGALTKGIRAFADLVGQGKKAKDITPDDMITGSEVMLSVFIRDPQFQSQTKDRLTSPEAARMVEAAVRDHFDHFLTDNLERGKALLGAVMERMDERLRRKAERDIKRKTATNAKKVRLPGKLTDCSGEGDGETELFIVEGDSAGGSAKQARDRKTQAILPIRGKILNVASATADKIRANAEIADLGLALGCGTRKDCNADNLRYDRIVIMTDADVDGAHIATLLMTFFFQEMPDIVRRGHLYLAQPPLYRLTHGSKSAYARDDAHRAELEATVFKGKKVEVGRFKGLGEMNPGQLRETTMAPASRSLIRITLPPEYENRAAVKDLVDRLMGRNPEHRFHFIQNRAGDLDRDLIDA from the coding sequence ATGTCCGACGACCTCTTCGAGCAGCTTCCGACCGCAGCCGGCGAAACCTATGACGGTTCCGCGATCGAGGTGCTGGAGGGGCTTGAGCCCGTCCGCCGCCGCCCCGGCATGTATATCGGCGGCACCGACGAGCGCGCGCTGCATCACCTCGTCGCCGAAGTGCTCGACAACGCGATGGACGAGGCCGTCGCCGGGCACGCCAACCGCATCGAGGTGACGCTGGAGGAAGAACCGGGCACGGCGGGCCGCGTGACCATCACCGACAACGGGCGCGGCATCCCGGTGGACGAGCATCCGAAATATCCCGGCAAGTCGGCACTGGAGGTCATCCTCTCCACCCTGCACTCGGGCGGCAAGTTCTCAGGGAAAGCCTACGCCACCTCGGGCGGCCTGCACGGCGTCGGCATCTCGGTAGTCAATGCCCTGTCGGTGAAGACCCGCGTGGAAGTGGCGCGCAACAAGGAACTCTACGCGCAGGAGTTCTCGCGCGGGGTCACGCTCGGCCCGATCCAGAAGGTCGGCGCGGCGCCCAACCGGCGCGGCACCGCCGTCACCTTCACGCCCGACACCGAGATCTTCGGCGACCAGAAATTCAAGCCCTCACGCCTGTTCAAGCTGGTGCGCTCCAAGGCCTACCTGTTCGCAGGCGTCGAGATCCGCTGGAAGTGCGCGCCCTCGCTGGCCGGCGAGGACGTGCCTACCGAAGCGACGTTCCAGTTTCCCGGCGGTCTGGCCGATCACCTTGCCGAGCAGATCGGCAAGCGCGAATGCGTGACCACGCAGTTCTTCTCCGGTCGTCAGGACTTTCCCAAGGGCGAGGACGGTTCCGAGCAGGGCCGCGTCGAATGGGCGATCGCCTGGCCGCTCTACTCCGACGGCTCGTTCTCGTGGTACTGCAACACCATCCCCACGCCCGACGGCGGCACCCATGAACAGGGCCTGCGCGGCGCGCTGACCAAGGGCATCCGCGCCTTCGCCGATCTTGTGGGTCAGGGCAAGAAGGCCAAGGACATCACGCCCGACGACATGATCACCGGCAGCGAAGTGATGCTTTCGGTGTTCATCCGCGATCCCCAGTTCCAGAGCCAGACCAAGGACCGCCTCACCTCGCCCGAGGCCGCGCGCATGGTCGAGGCTGCCGTGCGCGATCACTTCGACCACTTCCTCACCGACAATCTGGAGCGCGGCAAGGCGCTGCTGGGTGCGGTGATGGAGCGCATGGACGAGCGCCTGCGCCGCAAGGCGGAGCGCGACATCAAGCGCAAGACCGCCACCAACGCCAAGAAGGTCCGCCTGCCCGGCAAGCTGACCGACTGTTCGGGCGAAGGCGACGGCGAGACCGAGCTGTTCATCGTCGAGGGCGATTCGGCAGGCGGTTCGGCCAAGCAGGCGCGCGACCGCAAGACGCAGGCGATCCTGCCGATCCGCGGCAAGATCCTCAACGTCGCCTCAGCCACGGCGGACAAGATCCGCGCCAATGCGGAAATCGCCGACCTCGGCCTCGCGCTCGGCTGCGGCACCCGCAAGGACTGCAACGCCGACAACCTGCGCTACGACCGCATCGTCATCATGACCGATGCCGACGTCGACGGCGCGCATATCGCCACGCTCTTGATGACGTTCTTCTTCCAGGAGATGCCGGACATCGTGCGGCGCGGGCACCTCTACCTCGCCCAGCCGCCGCTCTATCGCCTGACGCACGGCTCCAAATCCGCCTATGCCCGCGACGATGCCCACCGCGCCGAACTGGAAGCGACCGTTTTCAAGGGCAAGAAGGTGGAAGTAGGCCGCTTCAAGGGCCTTGGCGAGATGAACCCCGGCCAGCTGCGCGAGACCACGATGGCGCCCGCCAGCCGCTCGCTGATCCGCATCACCCTGCCGCCTGAGTACGAGAACCGTGCGGCGGTGAAGGACCTGGTCGACCGGCTGATGGGCCGTAACCCGGAGCACCGCTTCCACTTCATCCAGAATCGCGCCGGCGATCTCGACCGCGATCTGATTGACGCCTGA
- a CDS encoding penicillin-binding protein activator, with translation MTLAACSVIPKGPRYTPPPPPPTKAPSSSTLPMDGGQHRVALLVPTTGPNGAAGQSIANAATMALLDTGAKDLRVTTYDTATGATAAAQHALADGNGLILGPLLSDDVSAVIAVARPAHVPLVTFSNDETIAAKDVFVMGNLPGASMARTISYAQSQGVNVFSALVPRGEYGDRASAALLQTARAKGSKVLNMQTYDRSAASITAAAQRLRAQGGYQAVLIADGGSLSSSAATALKSRGMPAGSPRLLGTELWSGDKAITANPALSGAWFASVSDARFPRFAASYRTRYGKTPYRIATLGYDGVLLTLRAARDWQAGRPFPVSSLINPDGFLGLDGAFRFGRDGVIERALEVREIRPGGATVISPAPTSFAK, from the coding sequence ATGACTCTGGCCGCCTGTTCGGTCATTCCCAAGGGGCCGCGTTACACGCCCCCGCCACCGCCGCCCACCAAGGCGCCCAGTTCGAGCACGCTGCCGATGGACGGCGGGCAGCACCGCGTCGCTTTGCTGGTGCCGACCACCGGGCCGAATGGCGCGGCCGGACAGTCGATCGCCAATGCGGCGACGATGGCGCTGCTCGATACCGGCGCCAAGGACCTGCGCGTCACCACTTATGACACCGCGACCGGTGCCACCGCCGCCGCGCAGCACGCGCTGGCCGACGGCAACGGCCTGATTCTCGGCCCGCTGCTGTCGGACGACGTATCCGCCGTGATCGCCGTCGCGCGGCCCGCGCATGTCCCGCTGGTGACGTTCTCGAACGACGAGACGATCGCAGCCAAGGACGTCTTCGTGATGGGCAACCTGCCCGGCGCCTCGATGGCGCGCACGATTTCCTATGCCCAGAGCCAGGGCGTCAACGTGTTCTCCGCACTCGTTCCGCGCGGCGAATATGGCGACCGTGCCTCCGCCGCACTGCTCCAGACCGCGCGCGCCAAGGGCAGCAAGGTGCTGAACATGCAGACCTATGACCGCTCTGCCGCGTCGATCACGGCAGCGGCGCAACGCCTGCGCGCACAAGGCGGCTATCAGGCGGTGCTGATCGCGGACGGCGGTTCGCTCTCGTCCAGCGCAGCGACCGCGCTCAAGAGCAGGGGCATGCCCGCCGGATCGCCACGCCTGCTCGGCACCGAGCTGTGGAGCGGCGACAAGGCGATCACCGCCAACCCGGCGCTCAGCGGTGCATGGTTCGCCAGCGTGTCCGACGCGCGCTTCCCGCGCTTCGCCGCCAGCTATCGCACGCGCTACGGCAAGACGCCCTATCGCATCGCAACGCTGGGCTACGACGGCGTGCTGCTGACCCTGCGCGCCGCGCGGGACTGGCAGGCGGGGCGCCCCTTCCCGGTCTCCAGCCTGATCAACCCGGACGGCTTCCTCGGCCTCGACGGCGCGTTCCGCTTCGGACGCGACGGCGTGATCGAACGCGCGCTCGAAGTGCGCGAAATCCGCCCCGGCGGTGCCACGGTCATCAGCCCGGCGCCGACCAGCTTCGCGAAGTAA
- a CDS encoding YraN family protein, which translates to MTERRIRAERQGRRGESIAAWYLRLTGWRVLARRVKTPRGEIDLVVRRGTVVAAVEVKWRARAESLDTVIDAWRLRRVAAAAEAALPRHARPGDSQRIDVVLVSPGTWPRRIVNVWQPGV; encoded by the coding sequence ATGACCGAAAGGCGCATCCGGGCAGAGCGGCAGGGCCGTCGCGGCGAGAGCATCGCGGCGTGGTATCTGCGGCTCACCGGATGGCGCGTGCTCGCGCGCCGGGTGAAGACCCCGCGCGGCGAAATCGATCTGGTGGTGCGGCGCGGCACGGTGGTCGCGGCGGTCGAGGTGAAGTGGCGCGCCCGCGCCGAATCGCTCGACACCGTGATCGACGCGTGGCGCCTACGCCGGGTGGCCGCCGCCGCCGAAGCGGCGCTGCCGCGCCACGCCCGCCCCGGCGACAGCCAGCGCATCGACGTAGTGCTGGTCTCCCCCGGCACATGGCCGCGCCGGATCGTCAATGTGTGGCAGCCGGGGGTTTAG
- the gshB gene encoding glutathione synthase: MTLRIAVQMDPLETVNIAGDSSFALMLSAQARGHQLFHYDVKTLAYDAAFGANGRLTCWGAPVTVQRVAGAHFTRGDYRLIDLVADIDVVLMRQDPPFDLGYITATHLLERLEGRTLVVNDPASVRNAPEKVMVLDYARFMPPTFVARRIEDVREFQQRNVNAGFGGDLVIKPLHGNGGKAVFRVPADGSNLGALIEMFQNAWIEPFMVQPFLPGVAEGDKRIVLVDGEFAGAINRKPGEGEFRSNLAVGGSAEAATLTSTEEEICAAMGPELKARGLVFVGIDVIGGKWLTEINVTSPTGIVAIDRFNGTDTAARIWDAIEVRHAAM, encoded by the coding sequence ATGACCCTTCGCATCGCCGTCCAGATGGACCCGCTCGAGACCGTGAACATCGCCGGGGATTCGTCCTTTGCGCTGATGCTCTCGGCGCAGGCGCGCGGGCATCAGCTGTTCCACTATGACGTCAAGACGCTGGCCTATGACGCCGCGTTCGGCGCCAATGGGCGGCTGACCTGCTGGGGTGCGCCGGTGACGGTGCAGCGCGTGGCGGGCGCCCACTTCACGCGCGGCGACTATCGCCTGATCGATCTGGTCGCCGATATCGACGTGGTGCTGATGCGGCAGGACCCGCCGTTCGACCTTGGCTACATCACCGCCACGCACCTGCTGGAGCGGCTCGAAGGCCGCACGCTGGTGGTCAACGATCCCGCCTCGGTGCGCAATGCGCCCGAGAAGGTGATGGTGCTCGACTATGCGCGCTTCATGCCGCCCACGTTCGTCGCGCGCCGGATCGAGGATGTGCGCGAATTCCAGCAGCGCAACGTCAATGCGGGCTTCGGCGGCGATCTGGTGATCAAGCCGCTCCACGGCAACGGCGGCAAGGCAGTGTTCCGCGTGCCGGCCGACGGCAGCAATCTGGGCGCGCTGATCGAGATGTTCCAGAACGCCTGGATCGAGCCGTTCATGGTCCAGCCCTTCCTTCCGGGCGTGGCCGAGGGCGACAAGCGCATCGTGCTGGTCGATGGCGAGTTCGCAGGCGCGATCAACCGCAAGCCGGGCGAGGGCGAGTTCCGCTCGAACCTTGCCGTCGGCGGGTCGGCGGAAGCGGCGACACTCACTTCGACCGAAGAAGAGATCTGCGCGGCGATGGGGCCGGAACTCAAGGCGCGGGGGCTGGTTTTCGTGGGTATCGACGTGATCGGCGGAAAATGGCTCACCGAAATCAACGTGACATCGCCTACGGGCATCGTGGCTATCGACCGGTTCAACGGAACCGACACGGCTGCGCGCATCTGGGATGCTATCGAGGTCCGGCACGCAGCGATGTAA
- a CDS encoding DedA family protein, with product MNDWVVHFVQAGGYWGIAFLMMLENLFPPIPSELIMGIGGLALARGTMSFTPLLFAGTVGATAGNYILFLIADRLGFERLKPLIVRWERWVTLEWEDIEKAGHFMRAHGQWVVFIMRFMPMFRTTISLPAGLAHMSHWKFIVYTFLGAGIWNTLLILGGQWLGHSFAQADKWITWGAIAGGVAGVVWYLWRVLRWRPRRARVAREPG from the coding sequence GTGAACGACTGGGTGGTGCATTTCGTTCAGGCCGGAGGGTACTGGGGCATCGCCTTTCTGATGATGCTCGAGAACCTGTTTCCGCCGATCCCCTCCGAGCTGATCATGGGCATTGGCGGGCTGGCGCTGGCGCGCGGGACGATGAGCTTCACGCCGCTGCTGTTCGCAGGCACCGTGGGCGCCACCGCCGGAAACTACATCCTGTTCCTGATCGCCGACCGCCTCGGCTTCGAGCGCCTGAAACCCCTGATCGTGCGCTGGGAGCGCTGGGTGACGCTGGAGTGGGAGGATATCGAGAAGGCCGGCCACTTCATGCGCGCGCATGGCCAGTGGGTGGTCTTCATCATGCGCTTCATGCCCATGTTCCGCACCACGATCTCGCTTCCGGCGGGGCTGGCGCACATGAGCCACTGGAAGTTCATCGTTTATACCTTCCTCGGCGCGGGCATCTGGAACACGCTGCTGATTCTGGGCGGGCAGTGGCTGGGACACAGCTTCGCACAGGCCGACAAGTGGATCACCTGGGGCGCGATCGCGGGCGGCGTCGCAGGTGTGGTGTGGTATCTGTGGCGCGTGCTGCGCTGGCGTCCGCGCCGGGCGCGCGTGGCGCGCGAGCCGGGATAA
- a CDS encoding tyrosine recombinase XerC: protein MLEAWGNHLTHARRRSPHTVRAYVATAARLLDHLGETDWARLATLESGALREQLAARRQAGIGNVSAARELSALKAFLGFAREQAGASHAAPPRLRAPRVKKGLPRPVTPDEAVNLAATVDEDASAPWIGARDRAVLLLLYGAGLRIAEALSLKGGDAPLGETLVVTGKGGKQRMVPILPIVRAGVEEYRARCPWPLDRDAPLFRGARGGALAQGMVQRAMARARGVLGLPASATPHALRHSFATHLLGAGADLRSLQDLLGHASLGSTQIYTKVDAATLLDVYRNAHPREGNS, encoded by the coding sequence ATGCTGGAGGCCTGGGGCAACCATCTCACCCATGCCCGGCGGCGCAGCCCGCATACCGTGCGCGCCTATGTCGCCACTGCCGCGCGGCTGCTCGATCATCTGGGAGAGACCGACTGGGCGCGCCTTGCAACGCTCGAAAGCGGCGCACTGCGCGAGCAACTGGCCGCACGGCGACAGGCCGGGATCGGCAATGTTTCTGCCGCGCGCGAGCTTTCGGCACTCAAGGCTTTCCTCGGCTTCGCGCGCGAACAGGCGGGGGCATCGCACGCCGCCCCGCCGCGCCTGCGTGCGCCGCGCGTCAAGAAGGGCTTGCCCCGCCCGGTCACGCCCGACGAGGCGGTGAACCTTGCCGCCACGGTGGATGAGGACGCGAGCGCTCCGTGGATCGGCGCACGGGATCGCGCGGTGCTGCTGCTGCTCTACGGCGCGGGCCTGCGCATCGCCGAGGCGCTTTCCCTCAAAGGCGGCGACGCGCCGCTGGGCGAGACGCTCGTCGTGACCGGCAAGGGCGGCAAGCAGCGCATGGTGCCGATCCTGCCGATCGTGCGCGCCGGGGTGGAGGAATACCGCGCCAGATGCCCTTGGCCGCTGGACCGCGACGCCCCGCTGTTTCGCGGCGCACGCGGCGGCGCTCTGGCGCAGGGGATGGTACAGCGCGCGATGGCACGGGCGCGGGGCGTGCTCGGCCTGCCCGCCAGCGCGACGCCGCATGCGCTGCGCCACAGCTTCGCCACGCATCTGCTGGGCGCGGGCGCGGACTTGCGCTCGTTGCAGGACCTGCTGGGCCACGCCAGCCTCGGCTCGACGCAGATCTATACGAAAGTGGACGCGGCCACACTGCTCGACGTTTACCGCAACGCGCATCCACGTGAGGGTAACTCGTAA
- the hemW gene encoding radical SAM family heme chaperone HemW — MARALYIHWPFCLAKCPYCDFNSHVRDKVEHEHWKTALVSEMRREREISGHDGALSSIFFGGGTPSLMPPALVSHLIDTAQDLWGFAPDIEITLEGNPSSIEAANYTALASAGINRVSLGVQALDDETLRFLGRLHDAREALDALEIAQGLFSRVSFDLIYARPGQTLDGWRAELEQALAYGTGHLSLYQLTIEPGTRFETMVRKGQFAPLDEDACADMFALTREMTANAGLPAYEISNHARPGEESRHNLTYWRYQDYCGIGPGAHGRRGGVATTRHRKPENWLDAVAARGDGINETRDLGLREQASEAMLMGLRLAEGVNLAALSTRFGLPQEALHDPRKVAFYETQGLLWRQGEVLGVTEAGMALLDGLLGEIVPADLVESADLVESGLS; from the coding sequence ATGGCGCGCGCGCTCTATATCCATTGGCCCTTCTGTCTCGCCAAGTGCCCGTACTGCGACTTCAACAGTCATGTGCGGGACAAGGTGGAGCATGAACACTGGAAAACCGCTTTGGTTTCCGAGATGCGGCGCGAGCGCGAGATCTCGGGCCATGACGGCGCGCTGTCGTCGATCTTCTTCGGCGGCGGCACCCCGTCGCTGATGCCGCCCGCGCTCGTCTCGCACCTGATCGACACCGCGCAGGACCTGTGGGGTTTCGCGCCCGACATCGAGATCACGCTGGAGGGCAATCCCTCCTCGATCGAGGCGGCGAACTACACCGCGCTCGCCAGCGCCGGGATCAACCGCGTGTCGCTGGGCGTGCAGGCGCTCGATGACGAGACGCTGCGCTTCCTTGGCCGCCTGCACGATGCGCGCGAGGCCCTCGACGCGCTCGAAATCGCGCAAGGCCTGTTCTCGCGCGTCAGTTTCGACCTGATCTACGCCCGCCCCGGCCAGACGCTGGACGGCTGGCGCGCCGAACTGGAGCAGGCGCTGGCCTATGGCACCGGCCACCTCTCGCTCTACCAGCTGACGATCGAGCCGGGCACGCGGTTCGAGACGATGGTGCGCAAAGGCCAGTTCGCCCCGCTCGACGAGGATGCCTGCGCCGACATGTTCGCCCTCACCCGCGAGATGACGGCGAACGCGGGGCTTCCCGCCTACGAGATCAGCAATCACGCCCGACCCGGCGAGGAAAGCCGCCACAACCTCACCTACTGGCGCTATCAGGACTATTGCGGGATCGGCCCCGGCGCGCATGGCCGTCGCGGAGGCGTGGCGACCACCCGCCATCGCAAGCCGGAGAACTGGCTGGATGCCGTGGCCGCACGCGGCGACGGGATCAACGAGACGCGCGACCTCGGCCTTCGCGAACAGGCGAGCGAAGCGATGCTGATGGGCCTGCGACTGGCCGAGGGCGTGAACCTCGCAGCGCTGTCCACCCGCTTCGGCCTGCCGCAAGAGGCCTTGCACGATCCCCGCAAGGTGGCGTTCTACGAAACGCAAGGGCTGCTCTGGCGGCAGGGCGAGGTGCTCGGCGTAACCGAGGCGGGCATGGCTCTGCTCGACGGACTGCTGGGCGAGATCGTACCAGCCGACCTCGTTGAAAGCGCCGATCTGGTCGAAAGCGGACTGTCCTGA
- a CDS encoding CAP domain-containing protein, which yields MRTKHRVAALISLLAAACAGPGARREIEPWYGAPTDNRTDFAARLLRAHNTERARQGLAPLVWNPVLADHAQRYAQQLASANRFEHSANAARPGEGENLWKGTAGAYTLEEMMGHFIDEKRDFRPGVFPRVARDGQWEEVAHYTQMIWPDTTEVGCALVSRGGTDWLVCRYAPLGNIVGERVG from the coding sequence ATGCGTACCAAGCACCGAGTAGCCGCGCTGATTTCCCTCCTTGCCGCCGCTTGCGCGGGGCCGGGGGCGCGGCGCGAGATCGAGCCGTGGTACGGCGCACCTACTGACAACCGCACCGATTTTGCCGCAAGGTTGCTGCGCGCCCACAATACCGAACGCGCGCGGCAGGGCCTTGCGCCGCTGGTGTGGAACCCGGTGCTGGCCGATCACGCCCAGCGCTATGCCCAGCAGCTCGCCAGTGCGAACCGCTTCGAGCATTCCGCCAACGCCGCGCGTCCGGGCGAGGGCGAGAACCTGTGGAAGGGCACGGCGGGTGCCTATACGCTGGAAGAGATGATGGGGCACTTCATCGACGAGAAGCGCGATTTCCGCCCCGGCGTATTCCCCCGCGTCGCGCGCGATGGACAGTGGGAAGAGGTGGCGCACTACACGCAGATGATCTGGCCGGATACCACCGAGGTCGGCTGCGCGCTCGTCAGCCGGGGCGGGACAGACTGGCTGGTGTGCCGCTATGCCCCGCTCGGCAATATCGTGGGCGAGCGGGTCGGATAG
- the rdgB gene encoding RdgB/HAM1 family non-canonical purine NTP pyrophosphatase, whose product MSSVPRLGNERLVIATHNAGKLREMSALLAAHGVDCVSAGDLGLPEPEETGTTFIENALLKAHAAAKAANLPALADDSGLSVVALGGRPGVYTADWAERQWFEGDKGRDWYMAMGKVEGLLCEQGAEVDRSCWFTSVLAIAWPDGSEAVYEGRAMGSFTWPPRGKMGFGYDPAFIPEGFDRTFAELELSEKQAISHRADAFRKLVAEQFPG is encoded by the coding sequence GTGAGCAGCGTTCCCCGCCTCGGCAACGAACGTCTCGTCATCGCCACGCACAATGCGGGCAAGCTGCGCGAGATGTCAGCGCTGCTGGCCGCGCACGGTGTGGACTGCGTTTCCGCAGGCGACCTCGGCCTGCCCGAGCCCGAGGAGACCGGCACCACCTTCATCGAGAACGCGCTGCTGAAAGCCCACGCTGCCGCCAAGGCTGCGAACCTTCCCGCGCTGGCCGATGACAGCGGCCTGTCGGTCGTCGCGCTGGGCGGACGCCCCGGCGTCTACACTGCCGACTGGGCCGAGCGGCAGTGGTTCGAGGGCGACAAGGGCCGCGACTGGTACATGGCCATGGGCAAGGTCGAGGGGCTGCTGTGCGAACAGGGCGCCGAGGTCGACCGTTCGTGCTGGTTCACCAGCGTGCTCGCCATCGCCTGGCCGGACGGCTCGGAAGCGGTCTACGAAGGCCGTGCGATGGGATCGTTCACCTGGCCGCCGCGTGGCAAGATGGGCTTTGGCTACGATCCGGCGTTCATCCCTGAAGGCTTCGACCGCACCTTCGCCGAGCTGGAACTGTCGGAAAAGCAGGCGATCAGCCACCGCGCCGACGCTTTCCGCAAGCTCGTGGCCGAACAGTTCCCCGGTTGA